In one window of Bombus fervidus isolate BK054 chromosome 4, iyBomFerv1, whole genome shotgun sequence DNA:
- the LOC139986689 gene encoding uncharacterized protein isoform X4 codes for MAIVPSENYQLKWHSYGAHLHSSVATLLHSESFADVLLATSCGRHVAAHRFVLAACSSYLSHIFQTCHFGANTNAPIIVVLPTEIGYRTLKILIQYMYSGEATVTNDQLEGVLKAGDILRVRGLWRSNSGSKKENVQSNSQKVDRDKREQPPLTGQIQKIKLVQPSTEKIVENAQQTTPMQNDVQKPTSERKSTEKIEEKNSEPGSKVLEENKNIEQNKNNETLETNGKKRRITNSDVESNKSKSEDGENTELNLDLLVKDEPIWEEAMDDPSDSLTIDHEIDIKPEIVHSADEEEEYTPLTCDMCSQTFHQPSDWVRHIELTHADIAEGRRRRRKGEVDDDSKDFPPLKCDLCGDMYITPQEWVRHIQTEHTEEQLAVMNNSAPPKQRKLQSHQKLCNICKKEFPSHASMVIHQRTHTGEKPFLCSYCQKGFNVKSNLLRHLRTLHDKYVHPSLYGSNGNTNA; via the exons ATGGCCATCGTTCCTTCGGAGAATTATCAACTTAAATGGCACAGTTATGGCGCGCATCTGCACAGCTCTGTCGCGACGTTACTCCATTCAGAATCCTTCGCAGATGTCTTGTTAGCAACGTCCTGTGGCCGGCACGTGGCGGCTCATCGATTTGTCCTTGCCGCTTGTTCGTCGTATCTCAGTCACATTTTTCAAACATGTCATTTCGGTGCAAATACGAACGCTCCAATAATTGtg GTATTACCAACAGAAATTGGATATCGCACATTAAAAATTCTGATTCAATACATGTACAGCGGTGAAGCTACCGTGACAAATGATCAATTAGAGGGTGTATTAAAAGCAGGCGATATACTGCGTGTACGCGGTTTATGGAGATCCAATAGCGGAAGTAAAAAGGAGAATGTACAATCGAATAGCCAGAAGGTGGATCGAGACAAACGGGAGCAACCACCTTTAACCGGTCAAATTCAAAAAATCAAATTGGTTCAACCAAGTACAGAGAAAATTGTCGAAAATGCGCAACAGACTACACCAATGCAAAATGACGTTCAGAAACCTACCtcagagagaaagagtacTGAGAAAATCGAGGAGAAGAACAGCGAACCAGGATCGAAAGTTTTGGaggaaaataagaatatcGAACAGAATAAGAATAACGAAACTCTGGAGACCAatgggaaaaaaagaagaattactAACAGCGATGTGGAATCTAACAAATCTAAAAGCGAAGATGGTGAAAAT ACCGAATTGAACCTGGATCTTTTGGTGAAAGATGAACCAATTTGGGAAGAAGCTATGGATGATCCATCGGATTCATTAACGATAGATCATGAGATCGATATAAAACCG gAAATCGTACATAGCGCAGATGAGGAGGAAGAATACACCCCGTTAACATGCGACATGTGCAGTCAAACATTTCATCAGCCATCGGATTGGGTAAGACATATTGAATTGACACACGCTGATATAGCCGAAGGTaggagaagaaggagaaag GGCGAGGTGGATGACGACAGCAAGGATTTTCCGCCTTTAAAATGTGATCTTTGTGGTGACATGTACATAACGCCTCAAGAATGGGTACGCCATATACAGACAGAACATACAGAAGAGCAGTTAGCTGTGATGAATAACTCGGCGCCTCCTAAACAAAGAAAGCTTCAAAGTCATCAAAAATTGTGCAAcatttgtaaaaaagaatttccaaGCCATGCATCGATGGTAATTCACCAAAGAACGCATACAGGGGAAAAGCCTTTTCTTTGTTCCTATTGTCAAAAAGGCTTTAAcgtaaaaagtaatttattaaggCATTTAAGGACATTGCATGACAAATATGTACATCCCAGCTTATATGGGAGTAATGGCAACACGAATGCTTAA
- the LOC139986689 gene encoding uncharacterized protein isoform X1, whose product MNYLQRDSSEHRYILFENMAIVPSENYQLKWHSYGAHLHSSVATLLHSESFADVLLATSCGRHVAAHRFVLAACSSYLSHIFQTCHFGANTNAPIIVVLPTEIGYRTLKILIQYMYSGEATVTNDQLEGVLKAGDILRVRGLWRSNSGSKKENVQSNSQKVDRDKREQPPLTGQIQKIKLVQPSTEKIVENAQQTTPMQNDVQKPTSERKSTEKIEEKNSEPGSKVLEENKNIEQNKNNETLETNGKKRRITNSDVESNKSKSEDGENTELNLDLLVKDEPIWEEAMDDPSDSLTIDHEIDIKPEIVHSADEEEEYTPLTCDMCSQTFHQPSDWVRHIELTHADIAEGRRRRRKGEVDDDSKDFPPLKCDLCGDMYITPQEWVRHIQTEHTEEQLAVMNNSAPPKQRKLQSHQKLCNICKKEFPSHASMVIHQRTHTGEKPFLCSYCQKGFNVKSNLLRHLRTLHDKYVHPSLYGSNGNTNA is encoded by the exons ATGAACTATTTACAAAGAGATTCGAGCGAACATCGCTACATTTTATTCG AAAACATGGCCATCGTTCCTTCGGAGAATTATCAACTTAAATGGCACAGTTATGGCGCGCATCTGCACAGCTCTGTCGCGACGTTACTCCATTCAGAATCCTTCGCAGATGTCTTGTTAGCAACGTCCTGTGGCCGGCACGTGGCGGCTCATCGATTTGTCCTTGCCGCTTGTTCGTCGTATCTCAGTCACATTTTTCAAACATGTCATTTCGGTGCAAATACGAACGCTCCAATAATTGtg GTATTACCAACAGAAATTGGATATCGCACATTAAAAATTCTGATTCAATACATGTACAGCGGTGAAGCTACCGTGACAAATGATCAATTAGAGGGTGTATTAAAAGCAGGCGATATACTGCGTGTACGCGGTTTATGGAGATCCAATAGCGGAAGTAAAAAGGAGAATGTACAATCGAATAGCCAGAAGGTGGATCGAGACAAACGGGAGCAACCACCTTTAACCGGTCAAATTCAAAAAATCAAATTGGTTCAACCAAGTACAGAGAAAATTGTCGAAAATGCGCAACAGACTACACCAATGCAAAATGACGTTCAGAAACCTACCtcagagagaaagagtacTGAGAAAATCGAGGAGAAGAACAGCGAACCAGGATCGAAAGTTTTGGaggaaaataagaatatcGAACAGAATAAGAATAACGAAACTCTGGAGACCAatgggaaaaaaagaagaattactAACAGCGATGTGGAATCTAACAAATCTAAAAGCGAAGATGGTGAAAAT ACCGAATTGAACCTGGATCTTTTGGTGAAAGATGAACCAATTTGGGAAGAAGCTATGGATGATCCATCGGATTCATTAACGATAGATCATGAGATCGATATAAAACCG gAAATCGTACATAGCGCAGATGAGGAGGAAGAATACACCCCGTTAACATGCGACATGTGCAGTCAAACATTTCATCAGCCATCGGATTGGGTAAGACATATTGAATTGACACACGCTGATATAGCCGAAGGTaggagaagaaggagaaag GGCGAGGTGGATGACGACAGCAAGGATTTTCCGCCTTTAAAATGTGATCTTTGTGGTGACATGTACATAACGCCTCAAGAATGGGTACGCCATATACAGACAGAACATACAGAAGAGCAGTTAGCTGTGATGAATAACTCGGCGCCTCCTAAACAAAGAAAGCTTCAAAGTCATCAAAAATTGTGCAAcatttgtaaaaaagaatttccaaGCCATGCATCGATGGTAATTCACCAAAGAACGCATACAGGGGAAAAGCCTTTTCTTTGTTCCTATTGTCAAAAAGGCTTTAAcgtaaaaagtaatttattaaggCATTTAAGGACATTGCATGACAAATATGTACATCCCAGCTTATATGGGAGTAATGGCAACACGAATGCTTAA
- the LOC139986689 gene encoding uncharacterized protein isoform X2, translated as MWGAEEKNMAIVPSENYQLKWHSYGAHLHSSVATLLHSESFADVLLATSCGRHVAAHRFVLAACSSYLSHIFQTCHFGANTNAPIIVVLPTEIGYRTLKILIQYMYSGEATVTNDQLEGVLKAGDILRVRGLWRSNSGSKKENVQSNSQKVDRDKREQPPLTGQIQKIKLVQPSTEKIVENAQQTTPMQNDVQKPTSERKSTEKIEEKNSEPGSKVLEENKNIEQNKNNETLETNGKKRRITNSDVESNKSKSEDGENTELNLDLLVKDEPIWEEAMDDPSDSLTIDHEIDIKPEIVHSADEEEEYTPLTCDMCSQTFHQPSDWVRHIELTHADIAEGRRRRRKGEVDDDSKDFPPLKCDLCGDMYITPQEWVRHIQTEHTEEQLAVMNNSAPPKQRKLQSHQKLCNICKKEFPSHASMVIHQRTHTGEKPFLCSYCQKGFNVKSNLLRHLRTLHDKYVHPSLYGSNGNTNA; from the exons ATGTGGGGTGCCGAAGAGA AAAACATGGCCATCGTTCCTTCGGAGAATTATCAACTTAAATGGCACAGTTATGGCGCGCATCTGCACAGCTCTGTCGCGACGTTACTCCATTCAGAATCCTTCGCAGATGTCTTGTTAGCAACGTCCTGTGGCCGGCACGTGGCGGCTCATCGATTTGTCCTTGCCGCTTGTTCGTCGTATCTCAGTCACATTTTTCAAACATGTCATTTCGGTGCAAATACGAACGCTCCAATAATTGtg GTATTACCAACAGAAATTGGATATCGCACATTAAAAATTCTGATTCAATACATGTACAGCGGTGAAGCTACCGTGACAAATGATCAATTAGAGGGTGTATTAAAAGCAGGCGATATACTGCGTGTACGCGGTTTATGGAGATCCAATAGCGGAAGTAAAAAGGAGAATGTACAATCGAATAGCCAGAAGGTGGATCGAGACAAACGGGAGCAACCACCTTTAACCGGTCAAATTCAAAAAATCAAATTGGTTCAACCAAGTACAGAGAAAATTGTCGAAAATGCGCAACAGACTACACCAATGCAAAATGACGTTCAGAAACCTACCtcagagagaaagagtacTGAGAAAATCGAGGAGAAGAACAGCGAACCAGGATCGAAAGTTTTGGaggaaaataagaatatcGAACAGAATAAGAATAACGAAACTCTGGAGACCAatgggaaaaaaagaagaattactAACAGCGATGTGGAATCTAACAAATCTAAAAGCGAAGATGGTGAAAAT ACCGAATTGAACCTGGATCTTTTGGTGAAAGATGAACCAATTTGGGAAGAAGCTATGGATGATCCATCGGATTCATTAACGATAGATCATGAGATCGATATAAAACCG gAAATCGTACATAGCGCAGATGAGGAGGAAGAATACACCCCGTTAACATGCGACATGTGCAGTCAAACATTTCATCAGCCATCGGATTGGGTAAGACATATTGAATTGACACACGCTGATATAGCCGAAGGTaggagaagaaggagaaag GGCGAGGTGGATGACGACAGCAAGGATTTTCCGCCTTTAAAATGTGATCTTTGTGGTGACATGTACATAACGCCTCAAGAATGGGTACGCCATATACAGACAGAACATACAGAAGAGCAGTTAGCTGTGATGAATAACTCGGCGCCTCCTAAACAAAGAAAGCTTCAAAGTCATCAAAAATTGTGCAAcatttgtaaaaaagaatttccaaGCCATGCATCGATGGTAATTCACCAAAGAACGCATACAGGGGAAAAGCCTTTTCTTTGTTCCTATTGTCAAAAAGGCTTTAAcgtaaaaagtaatttattaaggCATTTAAGGACATTGCATGACAAATATGTACATCCCAGCTTATATGGGAGTAATGGCAACACGAATGCTTAA
- the LOC139986689 gene encoding uncharacterized protein isoform X3: protein MSSENMAIVPSENYQLKWHSYGAHLHSSVATLLHSESFADVLLATSCGRHVAAHRFVLAACSSYLSHIFQTCHFGANTNAPIIVVLPTEIGYRTLKILIQYMYSGEATVTNDQLEGVLKAGDILRVRGLWRSNSGSKKENVQSNSQKVDRDKREQPPLTGQIQKIKLVQPSTEKIVENAQQTTPMQNDVQKPTSERKSTEKIEEKNSEPGSKVLEENKNIEQNKNNETLETNGKKRRITNSDVESNKSKSEDGENTELNLDLLVKDEPIWEEAMDDPSDSLTIDHEIDIKPEIVHSADEEEEYTPLTCDMCSQTFHQPSDWVRHIELTHADIAEGRRRRRKGEVDDDSKDFPPLKCDLCGDMYITPQEWVRHIQTEHTEEQLAVMNNSAPPKQRKLQSHQKLCNICKKEFPSHASMVIHQRTHTGEKPFLCSYCQKGFNVKSNLLRHLRTLHDKYVHPSLYGSNGNTNA, encoded by the exons ATGTCGTCAG AAAACATGGCCATCGTTCCTTCGGAGAATTATCAACTTAAATGGCACAGTTATGGCGCGCATCTGCACAGCTCTGTCGCGACGTTACTCCATTCAGAATCCTTCGCAGATGTCTTGTTAGCAACGTCCTGTGGCCGGCACGTGGCGGCTCATCGATTTGTCCTTGCCGCTTGTTCGTCGTATCTCAGTCACATTTTTCAAACATGTCATTTCGGTGCAAATACGAACGCTCCAATAATTGtg GTATTACCAACAGAAATTGGATATCGCACATTAAAAATTCTGATTCAATACATGTACAGCGGTGAAGCTACCGTGACAAATGATCAATTAGAGGGTGTATTAAAAGCAGGCGATATACTGCGTGTACGCGGTTTATGGAGATCCAATAGCGGAAGTAAAAAGGAGAATGTACAATCGAATAGCCAGAAGGTGGATCGAGACAAACGGGAGCAACCACCTTTAACCGGTCAAATTCAAAAAATCAAATTGGTTCAACCAAGTACAGAGAAAATTGTCGAAAATGCGCAACAGACTACACCAATGCAAAATGACGTTCAGAAACCTACCtcagagagaaagagtacTGAGAAAATCGAGGAGAAGAACAGCGAACCAGGATCGAAAGTTTTGGaggaaaataagaatatcGAACAGAATAAGAATAACGAAACTCTGGAGACCAatgggaaaaaaagaagaattactAACAGCGATGTGGAATCTAACAAATCTAAAAGCGAAGATGGTGAAAAT ACCGAATTGAACCTGGATCTTTTGGTGAAAGATGAACCAATTTGGGAAGAAGCTATGGATGATCCATCGGATTCATTAACGATAGATCATGAGATCGATATAAAACCG gAAATCGTACATAGCGCAGATGAGGAGGAAGAATACACCCCGTTAACATGCGACATGTGCAGTCAAACATTTCATCAGCCATCGGATTGGGTAAGACATATTGAATTGACACACGCTGATATAGCCGAAGGTaggagaagaaggagaaag GGCGAGGTGGATGACGACAGCAAGGATTTTCCGCCTTTAAAATGTGATCTTTGTGGTGACATGTACATAACGCCTCAAGAATGGGTACGCCATATACAGACAGAACATACAGAAGAGCAGTTAGCTGTGATGAATAACTCGGCGCCTCCTAAACAAAGAAAGCTTCAAAGTCATCAAAAATTGTGCAAcatttgtaaaaaagaatttccaaGCCATGCATCGATGGTAATTCACCAAAGAACGCATACAGGGGAAAAGCCTTTTCTTTGTTCCTATTGTCAAAAAGGCTTTAAcgtaaaaagtaatttattaaggCATTTAAGGACATTGCATGACAAATATGTACATCCCAGCTTATATGGGAGTAATGGCAACACGAATGCTTAA
- the Pcna gene encoding proliferating cell nuclear antigen, with translation MFEARLVQSAILKKVLDAIKDLLTEATFECSDSGIQVQAMDNAHVSLVSLNLRSDGFDKYRCDRNLSMGMSIACMSKILRCAGSEDTVTLRALDNPENITFIFESPNKEKLAEYEMKLINMDQEHLGIPDTSYSCVVKMPSQEFSRICRDLSQFGESITFACSKEGIKFSASGDYGQATIKLAQTADADNEEEAVVVNMQEPVKLTFSCRYLNCFIKAGPLCAQVQLSMSNDVPLVCEYKIGDIGHIRYYLAPKIDDDEEN, from the exons ATGTTTGAGGCACGTTTGGTACAGAGTGCGATTTTGAAGAAGGTGTTAGATGCAATAAAAGATCTTTTAACCGAAGCCACCTTTGAATGTTCTGATTCTGGTATTCAAGTACAAGCTATGGATAATGCTCATGTCTCCTTAGTTTCTCTTAATCTTAGAAGCGATGGCTTTGATAAATATAGATGCGATAGAAATTTATCAATGGGCATGAGTATTGCATG CATGTCCAAAATTCTACGATGTGCTGGTTCCGAAGATACAGTGACATTGCGAGCATTGGATAATCcagaaaatattacatttatatttgaatcACCAAATAAAGAAAAGCTTGCAGAATATGAAATGAAACTTATAAATATGGATCAGGAACATCTTGGTATTCCT GATACCTCATATTCGTGTGTAGTAAAAATGCCATCTCAAGAATTTTCACGTATCTGTAGAGATTTGAGCCAATTTGGAGAATCCATAACTTTTGCATGTTCTAAGGAAGGTATAAAGTTCAGTGCTTCTGGAGATTATGGACAAG cTACTATTAAGTTAGCACAAACAGCAGATGCAGATAATGAAGAAGAAGCAGTAGTTGTCAATATGCAAGAACCAGTCAAACTAACATTTTCATGTCGTTACcttaattgttttataaagGCTGGGCCTTTATGTGCACAAGTACAACTATCAATGTCTAATGATGTGCCCCtagtatgtgaatacaaaatTGGAGATATTGGACATATTAGATATTATTTGGCACCAAAAATTGATGATGatgaagaaaattga